In Nicotiana tabacum cultivar K326 chromosome 10, ASM71507v2, whole genome shotgun sequence, the DNA window GATAGTAAATGGAGAATCAAATGCCCCAATTCTTTGAGCACTTTTTGTCTTGCCTTTAGATTCTAGCCAGGCGCGAAGCTTTGCCTCCATGTCAACTTTGACCTTTGGAGTAACTCCTTTTTGTGCTGAGGCACAAAAATTGGATATGTGTCTTGATCGGGCTGCTAAACTAACTGTATGAAGAGATTCTTGGTACTCTCCAGGGTTCTatgaacaaagaaaagaaaatagcatCAGATGGTGTTGCATTCGCGGTACCGAAAGGCAAGAGATGATATATACAGCATCCTACCAAGCAAGCAATCATCAAAGCACGGCTTGTTCCTCCAAGAGAGTCTTGCAATACCCTTGTCAATTTGCTTTCTCTATAGGGTATTCGCGGTTGATTGTTGTTCAGTGCATAAATCACATTTGACAATGCAAATAAGGACTGGTTGATCTTAGCACTCTCTTGTAGACGAATTCCAGTGTTGCAAGTTCTTCTATTATCTTCGTTTCCTAATTCAATGACATTAGAGTTACAACATGTGAGTTACCTTTCAGTTAAATAGTCTTACACAATAATTCATGGTTATATTTAGTAGTGTTAAAACCTGCCAAGTCAATAAGGTTCAACTTCCCAGTAACAACATTTCCAGTATCATCACAGcaaggagtagaaacataaatagtgAGCACGGCATGACTACGGCTAGAGACATCATTAACACCCGTATGTGCAACTTTTCTTCTCTGAACCACACAAGAAAACGCCTCTTGAAACTCTGACATTGAACTGATGGTAACTTGTGCAAGTCCTTTGAGATGAATCTGTCCATCTTTGTTGTCCAATATGAAAATTTCCTTCTCCTTAAGTTCAAGTAGATCATAGCACCTATCCATGTATATTTCATAGTATGATATTGCTATGGTACTTTGTCCCTGACTCTTCGAGAGAATGGAGGACATTGCAAGTGGCATTAGACCAGGGAGGTTTTCAGTTCCCTGCATCAGCAACAAGGTATTTTCAAAACAATTCACGTGTACATCCAGGGAAATATATGCTTCACATACATATCTCTTTAGAGGTCAAATGTAAAAGTTCTAGTTTAAGACTAAATGACTGCGTACATGGGATAAGTTTATTGCATGGTTCCAATCTAAGAAATCTGATATCTCCTTGGGTCACTCATGGATCTACTTTATAGAAGTAGTAGAGCAGCAAAAAACTTGAAAAGAAACATCGAGTACATCTGTTGTAACTTGGAACTCTATATTCATCTCCTAATCTACGTGCAAATTGTAGCATCTAGTCCAATTCCAGGAGTGACGGAGCAAGTTGTGCATtataaaaagggcagcccggggtccggggaagggccggaccacaagggtttatagtatgcagccttaccctgcatttctgcaagaggctgtttcccggtcacatgacaacaactttaccagttacgagGCTCcccttcaaataaaaatatacctGCATGGTGTAAGTTGTGCATTATGCAGACAAATAAAAATATACCTGCATGGTGTAAGTTTTTCCACTCCCTGTAGCTCCATAAGCAAATACTGTGACATTGCGACCATGTAATAACCCAGGGATCAAAGGATTAACTTCTTTGCCAAATATTTCGCTTATATTGTTGTCTTCTTGACCAAAAAAAGCATCCAACTTGTAGCATTCATTACGACTACAATCAAAAACATAAAGATTCCCAGGATAAGGTTGTGCAACAAATACTAGTCCAAGACTCCAAGTAATAATATGCTATAGTAGTAAGACAGATTTAATCTTGGAGCATGCCAACAATTGAGATAATGCTTACCAGGTTTCATAATCTTTCAGATGAACTGTGACATCCTCAGAAGGCTCAGATTCTGAGTTGAGAACAGAAACACAAGAGATTGGTTTTCCATCCCTCGAGTTAATTTCTTGAGGAAGAAAGGGGCGAACTCTAACAATAACTTTAACTTTTGTTACCAGAGCAGATTCTAACTGCCCTATTTTTCCAGGAGTAGAAAAGTTTTCTGTTTGACATGTTTTAAGACAGTCCATTTGCATATTAGTCCCAGGGACAACAGAACCTGTCAATTTAACAGCAACAATAAACAACATTAGCTTTTAAAAATACAGTCTCATTGAATAAAGTACTCCTTTTCTCAATACAACACAGATTAATCTCGTGAAGAAAAGTTTCTACTTTTTATAGAACAACCCATTTACCACTCGAAAAAACATAAAGATGCCAACTTTTTGCTGTTGAGCTGAATGAATTGTAAATATTACTACACATTACATTGTTCTACAAAAAAATTGCTATGGTGGTATTTTTCCTTctcaaataaaatatatttttgtatcTATCTTGTTTACCTGAAACTATGATTCTTAAACTAAAGTGGTGAAATATACCTACCCAAAAAtgtgaatttatttataaaaataaactttTTTAAGTAATGTATTAGTTTAATTACCTACTAGAAAGTGAGGGTGTTAAGGTTTTACCAATTCTACAAAGAATTGTGCTTTATTAAAGTCAAATACTCCTTTTTGTCATTGTTGTTCCAAATTCCTAGCTTAGCCTTCCATTTAGTTAGCGTTTAAGTTATATTCACTGACAGTATAAATAGTTAAAATCTAATTACCTGCAACTATAGAAAGTGTAGATATCAGTGACCTAAAATAAGGTAAAATTTTTACTACAACGGGCTAAACTACACTGATAAAGTATGTGATACACAATTTAAATCCTTTACATAAAAGAACTCGATGTCTGATCAGACCCTAACGCAGTTCTTTTCTGGTATGAATAATCAAATTTAGTAGAATTATGACTAAAATTATTCAAGAGAGTTTCTAAAGATAATACTTTTCCACAAAATTAAAGTGAAAATGGGCTAACAAACAACAAAACAGCAAAGAATTATAACTTTGAAGAAACTGGAATAGAGAATATGATGTAACCAACCTTAGTTTGTGGATCACACTCCAAAGTTCAAACCCGTTTTCCCCTTTGAGACACcctgtgcgtgtgtgtgtgtgtgtgtgtgtgtgagagagagagagagagagaggaccGTTGGAAGAAAGGCTCTGTGTGTGAGATCAGTAGTTCAAATTTTCAGATGGCGGTTCTGATGTTTGAAAGTTTTTGAATTAAAGATTTGGGCCTTTGCCTTGGTTTCGCGTGGCCCACCTCGCAAAGCTACTACTACTTGTTTTGGGCAAAAAAAGGctcaaattaaaaaatagccagatttacaaccggtcgttcaaaaatagacaaattttaaaagtaattgaaatttagccacttttcatgtaaagataaatctgagcgaaaacactattcaaaacccgaaaaatacgccagtatattatattggagttccaggataagtatgctggaactccagcataatatgatggagttccaacataagtacactagaactccagcataatatattggacttCCAGCAGGtgtaattgtccagtataatatactggagtttggagcattggtgctccagtctccagtatattatactggagtcagcaaaatataccggtccagcataatatgctggagttcatacacaggtacaccgaactccagtatattatgatggaccggtctctgttgcagcaaaataatggttatttttcattgacttcgtaaacgctggctatttttgaatgatcagtccgaaaactggctataccgtgctatttttaccgaaaaaatcagaaatagtatGTTTTATAACTCGTAATTAAAAATTAgtcatagtttcaaaagtaatcaaaatttaatcatttataaaaataaaatctgaacaaaaatacctttaaaaattcgaaaaattccagcataatatgctgaaattcaaattttttacatatgagattccagaATAATATATTGGAAtttcataatatgctggaattccaacaaaatatgttggaagtttataCACAGGAGTTCCataatccaacatattatgctgaaactttttgTGTTTCAGCTATTGTgtttttgtccagattttatcTCCGTATAAAatactggctatttttcaatgactttgcgaATACTGGCTATATTTCAATTATCAATTTGAAAGCTGGTTAGCCTGTGTTATTTTTAACTTGTTTTGAGTATTAAGGGGTTGGGGTTTCTTCTTATTAAAATAATGGGCTTATCTGTGGGAATTTTGGATCGGATGCCGAAAAAAATAGGAATTTTTACACCCTATAGAAAACCTTAGtaccctatttattttaaataaatatcattttaaaatattacgtcctatagataccttttatactttatagccaaatatctaacTATAGTTACATCCTACATTTAAGGCACCATATAtgctaaataatatttttctctctcctttttagtcttttctctcacataatcacagtaaaattgactaaccacgttctctctctctttttgcaTACACTTTACTCTTTCTCCCTCAACCCACGATTCATACCTCTTCTCTCACCCAAATTCTCTAGTTCTCCTCCATTATCACTCCATTACAATCGCTTAGGGTAAGTTTAATTCGTTGATTTTGATAGAGGAAGAGCAATTGGTTCAACTGTAGCGGCTCGATTCTGCTTAGCAGTGGTCGTCGAAGTAGGGTTCACAACTTTTGCGTAATTCATGGCTTCGTTTGTGGGATTTGAGGGCTGGGAATTGTTTGTAATTGTTGTAGGAGGTTGGGCAGATGTGTTAGGGGGATGACCAGCCGGAATTAATGACTGGCCGCCGGCCGGCGAAGCCATAAGGTTGTTTCTCTCTCTAGATCGCCCAAATCGCCTATTTGTATTCAAATGTATATTTCagctgtattcacatgtattcagtagcattcatttatatattttagaTGTATTAAAAAGTTATGCGTATTCTTTTGTGTTCAGTTTTAATCTgttgtatttaactattttattcagcAGTAGTTAGTTGTATTCAAGTGTTTTATACAACTGTATTCAGTTGTAGTTAGTTATATTCAACTATTTTATTCAGCAGaagttagttgtattttgttgcaTTTAAGAGTTttattcagttgtattttgttgtattcaagtGTTTTATTCAGATGAATTgagttgtattttgttgtattcaatTGTATACAGTTCTACTCAACTgtattattcatatgtatttctctTTATTCAGCTATAATCTTTATtatgtatctttcaaatacaGATTAATGAGGGATCGTTTTAGttcgttgagttaaattaggagaatatcGTGTGATTTGATTTCCTTCCGTTTTTAACCAGTTTAACCTTCCAGATTTTGCGCAGATACGTTACTGTATTTAACGTTAATGCCTCTTGAATACAGCTAAATACATGTCAAACTTAGCTGGAATTCCAGTTTTTACGCCTATTTTTtgttgtattaatgaatacaacaacttaaatacatgaaatacaatgtataaaaacataaaaggtatctataacacgtaatatagcaaaaggtatctataaatggttaattagacctaaaagatggtgctttatgaaaaattctcaaaaaaatACAATGTTGGGAACTTTACAATGTATACCCCTCTAAAGAACCCTTAACACTATATACTTCAGTTATAAAATTATATGTACTACACATTAATTAATTATCCCACATGTTCATTTAGTCAAAGGACAATACCTGCCTAATAAATTTGTCccctaaattaaaaaaaattctatatatgaaacaaatccaaaatcttcatccattttaaacttggaccaaaattaaataataaaaaaagaattcattaaattaaatttttttttactgtGGGAATCTTtgtccttattttcttttatacaataaaaaattatataatactCTAGTCATTGTATACTTTTAAAGTATGTTAATATTCCATGttaaacaatatatacacaataaataaaaataaaagtatgtttgatttgaatacttattccaaattagaatagtGCGGTATAtttgatttgaatattgtatttctAATTAGAATATTGCGGTATGTTTagtttgaatattgtattccaaattaaatattatgatatatttgattatgaatattgtattctttattagaaTATTATGGTATGTTGGTTTGAATGCTATATTCTTCATTAATCTATTGTAAtttggcatgtttggtttggataatGTATCCCACATTAAAATTTTGtggcatgtttggtttgaatattGTATTCTATTAGAAAATTATGATATGTTTAGTTTGAATAttatattccaaattagaatattatggtgcgtttgatttgaatattgtatttttCATTAGAACATAGTATATTCTAATATTTCTTTTAGTTTGGATACTCTAccccaaattaaaatatttttacgttattttaacttttcttttgattacatagatggaagagaaaaacaaaaaagatgaAACACTTCATCTGACAAATAAATAGTAAAGAGGTATTGTCTTATACATAATAAATGCTCCATTTCATATTGTTTTTCCTTCTGCGCCCCCAGTTCGGAGAAAAGAATAGAGAAGGTTCTTTATTTAGAACAAGAGAAATTATTGGGGTTCGaatttttttgttgaaaatgTATAATCCTAATTTTGTGGGATGATGGAGTGTTTTAAAGGAATTATTAAGTTGGAGTGAGAGATATATGAATGACGAAATGAGGTCTTCCCTCCTTATCTTAGTCAGACTGGCATGAAGCTTACCTGAGGATAATCCAGTCCCTTAAAAGATGAGATTTTTTAATGGCATATAATGACATTAAAGatttaaaaagtaaataaaattttataaagtagGTATAGGAtgtaaaattggataacaattgaatttatatgcagTTTTAAAGATACgggatataacttgatacaaattaagaAGATAGATTAATATTGAAAATAACGATaagaaagtaaatgcaaaccacaaaATTGAACAGCCTTAGCCTTTGAGTTTGATCACCTTCGAGCCAAGAAATGTCTCACCTAGTGTTAGAATTGAACAACAAGAAGATAAGAACTAGAAATGATCAGTATATTGCTTTATTTGTGCCTATTATAATGTGTCCTGCAAATGATCAGAACCCTTTTTATATAGTGGGGGTGTTCTACTTTTGGTATAATTCTATACCAGgtaaaaaatctcatgatttgctaattaatcggcctcttcttgatacaTGCAGAGATTTCTGCCGTGATCCTCGACCGATTGCGAATATTTCGACTTTCCGTTATTTGGCTCGGTAAGTTTTCCTCGATCTTGCTCGGTTTGCACCTTGGTTCGATATAATCCGGGCTCGAGTTTTGACCTGCCATGTTTCAGCCTCGATTGATCAAACAATGAACGAACCCGATTTCGACcatatacaaaaataaatattttaaatgtatGTGGAGTTAACTGGTATTTTCAATGGGTATACCACATAGATTTTTTATCACGCCCAACCATGCCTTATGAAAAGGACAtacggacgttgcaaatataatctgagtatttcgCCCAGAttcgaacccacaaggaattaacctaccaattactCTTATCAGACTTACTAAATTCTAcgtaatcaacttcccaaacgttTTGAATAACAGTTGAGGATATTTTTACTAACTATGACGAACTACAATTATGTAAGTaaagactaactatgattaagttgtaaacaattaagagaaggatctaaggtagtgatttcctctattgatggaatcccttccggttatgtttcacatagattcacctaatcgtctctatcaatcatgagcactcttattaccacaaatctctcccgagtaatcacgataatttactagacgtactctcccgagttacgctagctggctttgtttattacagctcactttagattgcacccaaggcttcgttatccctaatcccacctttaaacccgcagttatagatccctcttatactttgggagtgatgttgttcaacaactacctaaatatgcactctctcccgagttatgcacagtaaataggcacagctaattgaggatcctatcaattaactacaataagaatGTAGTATAACAAATAAAGATTAAACCAGGCACACTATATTAatataacaagaagttcatccttcaataggtttcatcaaaaccctagactaaatatttagctactcataatcatgtTCATAATTTcccaaataaattgcataattaaattacaaagcaaagatgaaggaatgaagaATTTGATGCCAATCTCCTCCGAAAATTGCTCCAAACGTTTTCTCCCTTCCGCAATAGCCTCCCTAGGTCTAAGATATGTCAAAAAgtcttcaaaatatcatttttacatgtatttataccaagtagggtcgggcccagacggaAAAAAACCTTTTCCGTGCGAACTAGGGCTGACTCTGTAGAATTTGCACAGCTGCGCCGTAGGCTGCGCCGCACCATGCGGCGCGGTAGTGCATTTTATCTGCAACCTCATATTTTCGATTCAAGGTCAACTTTACACTGCTGCGCCGTGCCTTGCGGCGCCCCATGTGGCGCAGCAGTGCAATTTTCTCAGAGTGAACTTTTTTGTCCTCTTTTAACATCCAGACTTGGTACACGACCTccaaacacgatcccggcttaatgcattgggcttttactcagacttcaaagctccaaattgatcAATTTAGCTCCAAAATAACTTTTGAGCTCCGGATcgcttcctgcaaggcataaaacacgtacTAAGTGTAATTCACTGTCATTTGAGCTCAAACGCACATAAAAATGCAATCATTGGAATGTAATACCCCGGCTAAAACACGAGTTTCTAGCctaacatcaacaccccacacttagataattgctcgtcctcgagcattTGAACTACACTGCACCTAGGGACAAACGTTCATTAAACAACCTCCCTGATACACCAtgccaagaataattaaagtgGATTGAGCGTCTTATCATAACATCCCACCCTCAAGCTTCGACTCAAAAGTACCATGCATTAGTCACTCGCCCACTTACtttaacatagaggtcaatgacattacctctCCTTcctgaatcaagtgccctcacacaacaaaagagagtagtccctcacaataaaatttaagaatatttaggaactcaagatagaaagaattcactcactctcagaaataatattcatatgccacaaaacatgtaccataggcttgcccgtagtgtactactctactaattgagttcattcagtctaagatcaagtaggactttaattgattgtaatgtaggctgcgggacgggtatgatacatttagatataagagtgactacacctccctaagcactttaatacatataatttAACCTTCAAACCCCACTTacgtcaaaccaaaactccaccttcacatcaatctAGATTAACTCCCTACATCTTTAAGCATAATTACGTCCGGAgccaccactatcaaagaatatatatatatatatatatatatatatatatatatatatatatatatatatatatatatatatatatatcattttttttctttttcttttctttccttttcaattcaagtggctcttacttttcccttcttttttttcaacacaatgcacatttctccttattttattagttccactcaaaagcccaaccaaccaccccacactttaacttttacaaagttcataacaattcaagtgctcatgagaggtgaaaaggttcaaatatatggtcaattaaaataattgggtaagacttgtaatatggttgccaaagaaacaggattatcGGCTCAagggggttaactacgatacatctcaattaggcgggtaaaatatgtatatatatggctcaacaaagaaatgcctatatcacttccaagactgaacaaaactactatttcgctttgcaaacacacggggcaagttctaggcatcaaatgcaacgCACATAATAGcacaaaaccttacacacacatgacacataactcactcaggattggactaatCAAGACACTcttagtcaaagcagttaagcacaGTTTTAATCATACGATTTAAGGCACTTATTCAAGAGtcaagaattgagcctaggtgtCACAACTAAGGCCCTTACCACTCCTAAGGCATATGCAATCAAAGGAAATTGCTCCTTCAACTTAGCTTCCTAACTAAAGATTCTtaattcctaaaaaataaaaaaaataaaatttaactacacccgattcaagcaaaacccttggaaaagaaccgcggcacaaagaaaaccCAAAGGggaattgttacactacctagaagaaaaaaaaattaaaataaaagacatatttttggattttcacatatatgaattttttttcttttcgactCATCTCCCTCAAGAGATCTGTCGacgatatccatcgtcgggaagagtCGAACTACATACTTACTAACTATTACAGGCCTGATCGAATTCAAAATTATAGTTTACAAACCAATTGTCTAAGAAAGCAAGAAACAAACAAAGGAAAgtacaaatataatcaaatatgagcaccccaccccacacttaagatattgcattgtccccaatgcaaagCAATAAAATCAAGAGTGAAAAGGGGGCTCCATAAGGCCCAAGGCCTAATCATCAGCACCCTCGAAGGTGCACAAATACTCCTCATCATTTGAGGGAATGGAGTTCACATCTTCATCGGGTGGCAGCTGTCCTCCTCGTGCCAACCCCAACCACTACTGAGTGATAGCAGAAAGGGGGTGATCTTGCTGCAACTCTTCCAAGTCAACCTCCCCACGATCAGCCCGAAGGCGCAAGTAAGAATATAATAGTTGTAGAGTCTCCTCAATGCGGACCATCCTCTGGTCCGAGTTAACAGCCGCAGTAGGGGTTCGATCACCGCCGTAATATCAAAGGGCCTAATAGGGTAAGATAATAGTCATGTTATAGTGGTACTCCTCCTCCACAAGGCGTGCACGCAACAATCGAGTGATCATACTCGAGTAATGTAGACGGCGAGCACCAAGTGGTCTCACTTTAGCCATATTCTCAAGCATGATCTTACCAAGGTCGAACTGCATCCGAGTCAACAGGGCATAAATCAAACACAACTTCAGTCGGGGTACATCAGTGTCACTTCCAGTCGGCGTGATCTTGGCATTAATCAACCGCAACAGAACCCTGGCTGGCCGCTGGAAAGTTGCCTTCTTCATATCTTTGGGGAATTCATTGGCATCTCGTGTCCATGCGGCAGAAGAGTCAGCACCACATAACAGGCGGCGAATAGACGGATAGTCTGGTCGACGGAGAAACCTCTGAAAGAGTTTGTGGGAATGCTCTGTGAATCCCATAATCCGATTGATCACCCGGGAGGAGAATGGAATCACTTTACCCCTTACATGCACTTCGTAAACAACATCTAGGCTGGCTTCAGGTTGCCAGTTAGCATAAAATTCTTTCACTAGGTTCACATTCACCGCATCACCCGGACGGAACAGACTGTCGAAACCCAAAGCCCGAATATTGTTGTAAATTTCACCATATTTACGGGCCAACTTCCCATCGTCAATAGCAACCTCAGGATACGGGTGGGCTGACGGGACAAATGTTTGAAACCAGCGTCGAGCATGGGCGGGGACAACCCGTATACCATATTTGCATGCTGGCACCACATCCACATCAGGGTCAATGCGCTCCTCTTCCTCTTCTACTGGGGTGGGGGCAGGTGCCCGTCTCCTACCACGAAGGCTGCTAAAAGCAACCTCAGACGAACGAGTGTTAGAGCGTTTGTTCGGGCGGCGTGACATTCTATCTGCACAAGACGAAAAATATCATCCATAATACGAAAACCCAAAACAAAACCAAACGGggtaaccaccccacacttatgttattgGCATGTTCACAAGTAAAATGTATATCAGGGACCCAAACTATCTGATGGAAGTGCGCCACAAGCAATCAACAATCCCCCCAACCACCAACATAATAGAACATCTACAAAATCATAGACTATACTAGTTAAACATACAAAATTAAGAAGCTAAGTTAGTAACTACGAAGAGAAATAAAATACATTATACTAATGCACTACTAGTCAACTTCACAAAATACAACATATCACTACGCAAGCACAAAACATGAATCGAATATACAAAATAGCACCTAGCACACATTTTCTCATAGCAATTATTCTCCACTAAGCTACAATGTCACTTTCAAGGTCATTGAGGAATTTAGTCAAACACATGACATTCATCATAGTtacttcaaaatttcaactttaattctttcaatattACTACACAACTCATACCAATCAACCATCCTACCATCACCACAATATAACAATGGCACAAAGTGCTCCAAATTTGCACAAATACACCACCAATTTTCGGCTTTAAGGCACCTCCACACAACTTCATCATAAAACTTTTTTAGAGGCATCAAGACATGCTAAAAATCTTCCACAAAGATAAGCACAATGAAAATCCAACAAGTTAAGCACCAATCATGGACAAAGTAAGcaattaaattgaaaaaaattaattagCATCAATACACTACCTAGGGTTTAGTTGAAATTAACTATACTACTCATGACActaaattacttaaagaaaagagaagagagtaGAGAAACTTACCTTGAGGAAGAATGAAAGGGATGGGATGTGTGTGGGGGAAGGAAATTGGAGAAGAAAAGAGAATGGGGAGTTGGGGGAAGGGTTTGGTTGTTTGGaatgaaagagaaagagaaaaagaacaaGGGGTTAGGGGGAGGGGGGCCGGACagagagaattttttttaaaatatttgcaCTGCCGCGTCGCAGGGTGCGGCACGGTAGTGGCCAATATCAAAGACTctcatttttttgtatttcagcCTCGTTTGGCCTGGCGCAACGCCCCATGTGGCGCGGTAGGCCATTTTTCATAGAGTTCGATTTATTTTCGACATTTAGATTCCGGGTTGCACCCCGgctctattatgtacttattttatGTTCAATTCATGCTTGTACTTGCCCAATAAAGTCTCATAACTAAAAATAatataactaaaaaaataaaataaaagaagtagtaaagtTGGGTTGTCTCCCAataagcgcttgatttaacgtcgcggcacgacgcaaatgaacgcatttaaggctcgcttgacctctgaggttcagtcaggTGGATCTCAAACACTTcctttgtttcattcatgcccACATATAGTTTCAATCTCTGCCCATTGACACTAAATGTACGAGAGTCTTTCTCTG includes these proteins:
- the LOC107809984 gene encoding kinesin-like protein KIN-10B gives rise to the protein MQMDCLKTCQTENFSTPGKIGQLESALVTKVKVIVRVRPFLPQEINSRDGKPISCVSVLNSESEPSEDVTVHLKDYETCRNECYKLDAFFGQEDNNISEIFGKEVNPLIPGLLHGRNVTVFAYGATGSGKTYTMQGTENLPGLMPLAMSSILSKSQGQSTIAISYYEIYMDRCYDLLELKEKEIFILDNKDGQIHLKGLAQVTISSMSEFQEAFSCVVQRRKVAHTGVNDVSSRSHAVLTIYVSTPCCDDTGNVVTGKLNLIDLAGNEDNRRTCNTGIRLQESAKINQSLFALSNVIYALNNNQPRIPYRESKLTRVLQDSLGGTSRALMIACLNPGEYQESLHTVSLAARSRHISNFCASAQKGVTPKVKVDMEAKLRAWLESKGKTKSAQRIGAFDSPFTIKTPNSICSTKKLSLFESSSKHKFISKQGASSIKKRDPDGACRNLFNNGHRSNVTAEAQELADCGNREEKKFEVFAESVAPESNTLVHDEKTNAEEKVRTVDCFSSSKACEVVTPRKVLSPINSNINNENIPAIGTPLDKFSTQSSNLKNSLVQEYIELLNTASKEQLMEIKGIGQKMAEYIIELRETSPMKSLDDLEKIGLSSKQVHNLFRWAARGVLG